The genomic stretch AGCAAAACACGCTGTGAACATGGGATATGTGTTTGGCAGGTCATTCATGAATTGCCAATCAATCATGTCTTTTCTACTTATCATTTGACCATTCTACTTGCATGTTAATTTCCCAATTCTTAACAAAGTGAAGAGAACTAGTAGTACTATGTTTGGTTGGCGTGAACTTACATTTACACCCTCGTAGACTCTCAGTACACAAattatttttttgataaagagaatatattaatatcatgaaaATATCATATACAAccacctctgcaacaacgcagcgTCCTAAGGACAATACAGATACACATAGCTAAAAAGAATACAGAAAAGAAAAGTCCACCTTGTAGCAACGGACCAAACACCACAACTAAAAATTCATCTTCTCCACAAGTGACACCTCGGGAATAGTGCACAAGCGCAGTACACGAATCATTGGCACAATAGCAGTGGTAAGCTTGACTGGTGTGTTGATAAAATTAGTTTCATCATAAAATATATGTAATATCAAATGTATTAGCAGCATTTTCCACAAGCTTGATCAAATTTAAATAGGTTTGACTTAGATGAAGCTAAAACTTCTACTAATCTGCACATAGGGACTAGTACTCAACAGCTCAGCAATACATACATTGCATATCACAAACCACATACAGAAGTACATCAACATTCATGCATGCCCAAAGTTTTACGATCACAACGCAACAACAAACTTAACAAATGTTTGTTCGAAACAATCGACTATGACAACAAAAGAAATCTGCATATTTCTCCAAGCCAGTCATTTGCGTTAGTTAAAGGGGACTGGACAATATATGATCGTGTTTACACAGGGCAGCAAGAGCAGGAGACGCAGTCATCAGTCAGGGCTTAGTGTTCCAGGGTCAGGATCTGCTTCCTCTGAGGACTCACATGTTTCCCTGAGCAAAggcgatgcaaaaaaaaaaagttatttcTCTTAAACTATTCATCCTTGAGGACTCGCCTGTTTTCCTCCGTGAATATGTCGTGTGGGCTTTGCATAACACGGCTCAAAATAGAGTGCCTGCTCGTTGGCTGAACTGAACGGAAATGCAGCGTGGGGTGTTGAAGAGTACGATCTGTGAATGCAATTCCCATTTCTCGCTGGATTTTCTACTATAAAAAAAGTAAATGTTGCACATTCACTGAAAATAACATTGGTTGGCTAGTCTACAGTATAATTGAAAATAACAATGGTTGGCTAGTCTACAGTATAATTTAAAATATAACGCAACATACAGTTACTGCCATAGATTGCCATTTTTGCTGCGACAGGATACTAACCCAGTGGTAACTGAAAATCATCGCCTAGCCTCAAATGTACAAATGAAGATGGCATGAGGGCACTGGGGTTAGCTGACCCCAATGAAAGTTGGAAAACCAGCACTATCTAATCTAGCTTCGTCCATTTTACCTAGCTCCGTCAATTCACAATGGTCATACCAAGTTTTGGGGTGCTTTGACATTTAGCGAGAAATCATTACTAAATCAGTTTACAGGGAAGTACTCTGCTAGTGATTCATCTACACAGAAACTTGAAACATATCTAGAAGAGATCAAACAAATTACCGGAAAGCGTGGGAGCGACGCACAGAGCCAGGAGATGCTGCCGACAAGGCAGAAGCTCTTCTCTTAGCAGGAAGAGCCTTCTTCTTGTTCTTACTTTGGGAGTGGCTTTGATCAGCATCATTTCTGCTACTAGAATCAACTGACATCATTGGCGGAGATGAGATTGGTAGAGGGGAAGCATCTGGACAAACAGTTGTGCTTACAGGAAGAGTCCCTGTGGAAATCAAAGTAATCAAAATCAAAGATTTTAAAGATGAAAGCTTATGTGCACGGTTCATGAGAGCATACAAAACCCAATCTTGTACGTGAAAATAACGCACTGGGTCATTCCGAACATCTACATCTGATTTCAGCAATCCTCAAACACCAAAATCAAAGAGTCACGAATGTACACATGGTTACTGGGAGGAAACAGACATGTTTAAGCTTACCAACACAGAACAGTAAAGGGTGGACATGCAGATTGTTTGTTGCACTGATTTGAGATGTTTATGAACTTATGCTCATTTGCTCAGCAAAAATAAACTAAATATTGGGTACCGTTCATCGAAGCAGCCTGGATCctttctcgggtgattcttacgaATTTGGGTAGATCGTTAGCGAGGTTCAAATCCTTGAGCAGTTCCTCGGAGTCTTTGTCAAAGTTTAAGACCATCGAGAACTCCTTCTCGGGAGCTTGCGAGTCAACTTTGTCAAAGATGAATCTCACACCTTCAAGGAAACAGCGCGATTGTCAGGAGGAAACATGGTGATTTACCTTCAGCACAGCAGCACCAAGTTATCGGTTTACCTTGTACTTCCTCGACGACCTGGAAGCCGGCAAACTGCTGGTACCATGAAACAGCTTTGTCTATATCTTCCCTCCACTGTCCGTCTTCACTGTTCTTCGTTTCGAGAGCCTCGACAGCTGCCAGTGCGTGAACTTCGTCAATGTACGGTCTATTGTAGGCACAGTTCAATCAAGGGGGAATTAGTGGGACGACAGATATAAAGCTACACTGTTTCAACAGTATATATGTACCACGGCAAGCATTAACTCCCCAAATGGCAAACCAACAATATCAAAGTTTACCCTGGAGCGCACGCGATACGACCGCGGCATGCTGGACTCCTCTGTTCCTCTGGTCGGCGACCGTGTTCCTGAGCTGCTCGCCTGCGGCAGCCGAGGCCGAGATCGACTCCCTAATGCGCTCGCGTTTCCTCTCCTTGGCGATTTTAACTGCAAAAGTTGATTTCGCCATGACCAATCATCCAGGAACTCACAGGTAAACGCAGAAAGGACGGCGCGCAGCATCAGGTGAAAGAAATGTGCAGAGCTCAGGGTATGCGCTTACGGGACAGGGTTTGCGCTAGGTCAGCCTCCAGGTCGCGGAGCTGCCTCTGGAGCCCGGCGAGGTCCCCTGCGATGCGACACGGAGAAGAAACCTCACCAATCAGATTCAGAGGGGAAAAGCCGCAAATTTGCAGAATTTCATTCGGCGAGCGGAAATCGCCCGCATTCGGCGGCGCCGGTTGGAAAGGGGACAGAGGGAGGGAGGATGGGGGCGTGCCTTTGCGGGAGAAAGTTTGGTGGACGCCGGAGCGGGCGGAGTGTAGGCCGGCGCGGAAGGCCGCCCAGGCGGAGGGGTCCCGGACGGCGGCGATCTGCCGCTCGCAAGCCGCCCGCTGCGCCGCCAAGTCCGCCTGCATCTCCGACTCCGGCCCGGCTGCTACCATCTCCTCGAGCGGGCGCACGAGGCGCAGCGCAGGGACCTTGAGCCGGCGAGGCGCCGCCGGCGCTGAGATCGACCAGCGGCGGCGGAATGGGAACTCGTGGTTGCCCCTCTACTCGCTTCTTCTGTTTCTGTGTTATTTACAGTTCTGCCCCTCCCTGGGTTTAAGCTGCTGGCTTTCACATTCTCATCCAGGGCCCACTACTCAGTGACATGCGTAGGCTAGTCAAACCTGGGCAAAGATTTTTCTAGGGCACAAGTGACCCATTAAAATGTGAttgcaaaaggaaaaaaagatacGGAGTATCTAATTTTAGGAACAtctctaaggctggtgccaacgcgggcgtttGGCGGGGCGATACCGCCCGCGACCGGGCGAGAGGCAGGCGGGAGAGGGGCGAGACGGGAGTGGCAGGCGACGGCGGGGGCGCCCGGCGCTATCGCCCGCTCCCGCCCAGCTAAcgcccgcgttggaggcgagagcgagGCGAGAGGGCGGCGGGAGCGAGGCGGCAGCGTTGGCGGGgcggggcgagagcggggcgggcgagagggcgggcgTTAGGCGAGCGGTAGGCGGGCTAGaggcgggcgagagcgggcgagagaggggcggtgGTGTGTAACGGCTGGGCCGACGTGGCGCGctctgattcgtccacgtcagctagccgtcggGTAGCCGTTGTTGGTtcaaaaaaccctaaaatttcatccccaccccctataaataccccccatatggtttcactcactccacacccatttcatctccaTTCATCACTTTCCCTCTCTCAAATCTTCTCCCCCATGTCtggttggactccaccagattgcaccacgttcacggatctgatccacgacgggtcaccaatagacctcgatggtgtctctcccacacatcgtcgcaccaatgtcggttcttcgccgcttccccgagttttatactcctccggcacaccacctccggggccatatggcccatacgctccacctccggcgccatatggttcataccctccgcCTCCTTATCCATACCCCCAACCACCTCCAACTGCTCCACCTACAGGTAGCGGGAGTGGCACTTTACCTCCGTACCCACCACCGTCGTACGGTTCATACCCTCCACCTCCGTATCCATACGCGCCATATGGTCCGTACCCCTCACCACCTTCTGAAGCTCCCGCTCCAAGCTCCGAGTCCAATGCCGCGGAAACAATCGTACCACCGCGTGCAAAGAGGCTTGACTGGACTATTGCGGAAGAGGAAAAACTGGTACTTTACTTGcccatcacatatttatttcggggttggttcttgcttggatttttcactaacaatatctatttcggggtaggttaatgcttggctttttaactccaaggactctgttgccggtaattgcaagaccgGCACTAGTTTTTGGGTCAGATAGCTACAACCTTCAACTCTACCTCGGATCATGCCCGTCATCGGACCTCGAAGCAGCTGAAAGATCATTGGAACgcctacaacaaggaggtgtccctCTTCAATGGATACTACATCCAAGAAGAGGGGTTACTTCAGAGTGGAGCAGACGATGATatggtcatgaaggcggcaatggagaggtacgcGAATGACAAAAGACTGACTCACCCGTTCAGAAAGCACCACTGGTGGCAAGCTGTTCGCAATGAAGAgaagtggaaaggacaacatggtcctggtagtggaaccgAGTCCACTTCCAAGAGAAGCCGTCTAGGACTTTCTGGTGAGTACAGCTCTAGTGAGGCGACGACGGAGGAGGAGCGTCCAACGGGCCGCGATAGGGCCAAGGCCGCAGTATGTAAGGgtaggaggaaggggaaggactcctcatcaagcagtgaggtaggaagtaaatccttcgccatgaggaacatgatgaagggtttagtgaaggctaagctattcaagcaatggaacaaaatgaaagatCGATCAACCGATGACATGACCGAagcagaaaagcgcaaacatgcgaaggccatcaagatgtgcgaaaaagagcttggtctcgaagatgaagaggacgaggagcagcaggaagaagaggaagaggaagaggagtataatttttatttattatgtaatttttaaaatttattatgcaattttattaattattatgtaatcggtaacatttttagttgaataaaataattttcttgcattattttgaatgtctacaaaaaatcgagtgaaataacttaatctaaaaaagaaatagtgatgtggaggagatagaagtgagaggtgacactatagcctgtgcactgc from Lolium rigidum isolate FL_2022 chromosome 4, APGP_CSIRO_Lrig_0.1, whole genome shotgun sequence encodes the following:
- the LOC124647025 gene encoding kinetochore protein SPC25 homolog; translated protein: MVAAGPESEMQADLAAQRAACERQIAAVRDPSAWAAFRAGLHSARSGVHQTFSRKGTPPSSLPLSPFQPAPPNAGDFRSPNEILQICGFSPLNLIGEVSSPCRIAGDLAGLQRQLRDLEADLAQTLSLKIAKERKRERIRESISASAAAGEQLRNTVADQRNRGVQHAAVVSRALQAVEALETKNSEDGQWREDIDKAVSWYQQFAGFQVVEEVQGVRFIFDKVDSQAPEKEFSMVLNFDKDSEELLKDLNLANDLPKFVRITRERIQAASMNGTLPVSTTVCPDASPLPISSPPMMSVDSSSRNDADQSHSQSKNKKKALPAKRRASALSAASPGSVRRSHAFRETCESSEEADPDPGTLSPD